The Flammeovirga yaeyamensis genome segment AAGAGGTGTTCAGCATATCTTTGACAACCAAAACATCGGAAGGTATGTCTTAGTAATGGACGGAGACAAATGCGTCGCTTCTATGCTTAATCTTTACGAATGGTCCGATTGGCGTTGCGGCAATGTGTTATGGATCCACTCTCTTTATGTAATTGAAGGATATCGTAGAAAAGGAATCTTTAGAATGATGTACGAACATGTGAAAAAAGAAGTCGATGCTTCTGCAGATCTTATGGGTCTACGCTTGTATGTTGAAAAAGACAATAAAAGAGCACAGGATACTTATAAGGCGATGGGCATGACAAAAGAACACTATGATATGTACGAATGGTTAAAATAAATCACAACAATTATCATTTTAACTAGATATCTGCTAAAGTCTCCTCATTTTAGTATAACTTTGAATAAGAATTGTGTTCGATGAAAAATATCTATCACCGAACTCAGATAAATAATAACAATTATATTTTTTCTAAGAAGCAATCGATCTTGAAAAGAATAGTCTATATACTTTTATCTTTTATACTTCTATCTCATCTCTCCTACGCACAAAATGATGATCAAGATAAGGAAGTAGATGCTGTTGAAGGTCAGGAACCCAACAAAGATGGGGTAACTCTTGAGCAAGATAGTTCATGGTTAAAGGGACCTCAAACCACTTGGTACCTTACCAAAGATGATTTCTATAAAATTCATTTTGAAGAACATGTAATGGACTCTTCTTATACCCATTTACATCGATACGATGTACATGGACAAAAAGGTTATGTGCATCAAACTCTTGGAAATAATGCCAGTGCATTAAGATCATATTGGGATCAACCTGTAAACCACCTAAGACAATCGATGGGTATTACAGCATTCGATCCTTATGCTTTAGATTTAGATACTTGGCAATATTACAATGCCTATGTACCTGTAACCGATTTTAACGGGGTAGTTGGACAAGATAACCGTGGAAAAATTGGTGGACAAATTGGTCGAAACATCGATCCTTACTGGGCTGCAGGATTGTATTTCCAAAGATATTCGGAACCCTATATTATAGGTCGAGATAAAATTAGTAACTCTTACAACGGGCAAGTACATACTGCTTTTGGATTAAATACACGTTATGAGTCCGAAGACAATAAGTATAAATTGATGGCCAGTTTCTATCAATATTTTCATGAAGGACCCGAATCTGGCGGTCTTGCCATGAAACAATTGGTAACAGGTGATCAAACTCCTGACGATCTTTTTGCTTTAGGTCGAGGTCAGTTAACCAATTACTTCCCTGATGGGGTAAGTTCATTTAAATGGTACACAAACTACCAACTGTATCATCAATATGCTTTGGTTGATAGTGCAAGATTACAAGTATTCCATGAGTTTAACCGTAATCAATATCGTTACAGCTATGCGAACTCAGAATCAACTATCTCTACCAACCGTTTGTATTATGATCAGTTTAATGATCATACTTATGATTATGTCACTTCTTTAGACAATAATGCAGGATTTCAACCAGGCTATCAACCGCCGGTAGACACCAATTATGAATATGGTAGCAAACCATTAGTAGGATATAAACAAGAATATATAGACAATAAAGCAGGTGTTAAGAGTAGATTAGGACCTACCTTCTGGTCAGGATATATACAACACCGTTTCTATCGATATCAACAACAAAATTCTGACGACTACACTCCTATCCCCATGGATCAACAGTTATTTTTGGGTGGAGACGTGGAATTATTGTTACCCAATAAGTTAGGTGCATTAACAGGACATGCAGAATATGATGTATTGAAAGGTAATATTTTTAATATTGATGCTGAAGTAAAAAGTAAATATCTAAATGCTGGTTTCGTTTTACAGAACACCTTAGCACCAATGTTTGCTCAACAATTTGCAAGTGTATTTATGTCTTGGCAAAATGATATGAACCCAATTGCAAGACAACAAATTCATATTGCTCCTCAGTTACCGCTTGGTGAGAAAGGTAATTTCCAAGTATTTGGCGAGCTGAATAATATTGGAAATTATATTTATTATGATAAATATGCCCGCCCTGTTCAGCTATCTGATAATATCACCTACTCTCGTTATGGAACAAAATTTAAATTAAGACTTGGGCCAATACAACAAATTGCTCAGGCTGTTTATACTGTAAATAATAATCAGGAAGTGATGCCAACTCCTGACGTTTTCTTTACTTATGAACTTTCCTATTTCAAGGAGTTTAAAAATGGTATGATGAGTTTGTATACAGGTTTTGACACCCGATATATTGCAAGTTATTATGGCTATGCTTTTAATCCTGTGACTCAGCAATTCCATGTTCAAAATGATTATAAAACCGAAGGTAATTTCAATCTCGATTTCTTTGTTAATTTTAAAATGAGGAGATGTATGGCCTTCATTCGTCTAAGTGACTTAATGAATTTAGCAGATGCACGTAGCGGATACTGGGCTACTCCCGGTTATATGGGACCTGGCTTCGGGTTTTCGTACGGTGTAAGATGGCTAATGTTTGAATAAAAAATATATGAGAAACCTAGTTCTAACAATACTTTTCCTAACAACTCTAGGAACTTCAGTACAAGCACAAAAATTTATCGCTGTGGACAATTACGGTAGAAACCGTATGAAAATCTATGAAGGCGATCAGATTAAATTCAAAATGAAGGGTGAAAAAGCGGTGTATACTGATGAGGTATATGCATTAACAGATTCTTCGTTTTATCTTTCAAAAACAGGTACAGAAGTTCCATTAAGCGAACTTTCTGAGATAAGAAGAGCCCGTGTCCTTCCTCGAGTGATCTTTGGTGGTAGTGTATTTATTGGTTCTGGCTTCTTGATTTCTAGTGCAATTAATAGAGATGAAGAAACTACTAAAGCAAAAGATATACAAGTTTTCCAAGGGTTAGCCTTTTATGGTTTAGCCGCAGCTATGTACCCTTTCTTTTGGAAGAAATATCGTCTTGGTAGAAATTCCCAAGCACAGATATTGGATGTAACAATTAGAAAAAAGCCTTGATAGTTAACAAAAACATTAGTAAGTTAGGTTAAAACTTACCAACCCCTTATATGCATAAATTGACTATCGCTTGGAGCATTACCCTATTATTAATAGCTCAAATATCCTTAGCAGAAAAAAAAATAGACTTAAGTTTTATGACTGAAGTCTCTGGTTTTCGTCTATTAGAAATTGCAGAGGACTCATCGACCATCGAAAAATTAAAAGAAGTTGAAGCCGAGCTATATATTGGATTAATCGATTTCTCCAAAGAAAGAACTAAGGCCTTACAAATATTCAAAGAGAAAGGCATTGAGTGTCATGCTTGGCTGTTATTAAATAAAGGCGAAGGATACTTCCCTAATGCACATAATGCTGAAGCCTACATCAAACGATTTAACGAGTTTATTAGTTGGTCACAGAAAAATGGTTTCCAATGGAATTCTTTATGCATCAGTTTGGCTCCTTACACAACGGATCAAAGAATTGTTGATCATGGTTATATCTCCGTTTCTAAGGTATTTTTAAAGCGCATGATCAGTGGAAATATACAAAGTCAGGGTGACATTGAATATTCTAAACTTAGATCCTTAGCCAAAAAGAATAATCTTAAAACAGTAAATATTGTCTCTCCTTATATGGTGGATGGTAGAGAAGTAAATGTCGATACTTGGAAGCAAATTACTGGTACTTTCGACATACTTCATGATGAAGAATATATCGAAATCTTTAATCACTACACTCCTTCTACAATTCTTACTTTGGCACAATTGAAGTCTTATCAAAGTGGATTTAAAAACATTGTGGTAGGTTCTGCGAATGAGAAAAAACCGTTTAGTAAAGAGGAAAATCCTAGACCTCTTCAATGGAAAGAGTTAACACAATACATTACTTTATTAAGGCAATACGATAAATCCATCATTATTTATGGTTTGGATGGTGCTGTAAAAGGAGATATCCTCAATAACTTATCACTACACCTTACCGACGATAAATTACCTAATTTAAAAGCAGCAGAAGAAGTAATTATTAAAGAACGAGAGAATACTCAAGTAGTATTATCAATCCTATCCCACACCGGATGGCTATTGTTCTTTGGTCTATTCTGTTTCCTTACGTTCTTTATCGCCACGATAAGAACACTTAAACTCATTTTTTAATGCATCTGAAAGAAAGTATCTCCTATTGCCCAAAATGTGGCAAAAAGGAATTTATATTTGATAAAAAACGATTCGTCTGCAACAGTTGTAACTTTGACTTATACATCAATGCATCTGCTGCGGTAGCCGCCTTAATTCTGAACGATAAAAATGAGTTACTCCTTTCCCGAAGAAAATTTGATCCTCAAAAAGACACATTAGATCTTCCTGGAGGGTTTGTAGATATCCATGAAAAAGGAGAAGATGCCCTAAAAAGGGAAATCAAAGAAGAACTAAATTTAAAAATCACTGAAATGAACTATTTCGGTTCCTTTCCTAATACCTATACTTTTAGAGGTAACGACTACTATACTTTAGACTTGGCTTTTATCTGTAGAGTAGAATCCTTCGAACCAATGCAGGCTAACGATGATGTAAGTGCTATTGAATTTATCCCTTTGGATAAGGTGAATGTGGATGAAATTGGTTTGAGTTCTATTAAGGTGATTGTGGGGAGTTATCTAGCGGAGAATTTATATTAAACTACTGCAGCAACACTTTTATTATTTGATATTAATAATCTCATTTAATAAGCTAATCACTTTTCTTTTTTCATAAAAAGCTTTAGTTATTAATTTAGTATTCACTATAAAGTAAAATGATTTAGAATCGACATTAATTTTATAAAGCCAAATAAAAACTTTCTTAACTTCAATCTGCTTATAATAGATTTCTTTTGATTTGAATAAACCATATACAGTGATAGAATCACGATCGAAATAAATAGTTTTGGGAATAAATATAAAAGTATAAAATAGAAATATTTGAAGTGTAAAAGGTATCAGAAGATAATAATCTTCATAAAAAGAATCTATATTATTAAAAACTGAAAACAATAATACAATTGAAAACAAACTAAGAAAAACAAAGCCAAATCTATTTGTTATTATATTATTCGTTGATAGTATCATATGAGTATTTTGTTGATTATAAAAGTATATAGTTAGTTATGTGTTACAATTAATCTGTTTGTTAAGCCGATATATTAATTTTAATCTCATATGGAAAATAATATACGTAATTACCATTCTTCATAATAAAAATAACTCTCCATATTCTTTCCCCTTCTTCTTTACAAATGTGTTCAAATGATAAAGTATTTTCTTTAATACTTATTGTATCAATTTTTGCATTATTTTTAATTGAAAATAGTGAATCAAAATCGCCTAAAAGTACTAAGTTATAACCTTTTTCTGATTCTTGATTACAAGTTAATGTTGTAACAACTGTATCCCCTACAGATGGGTTTTTAATAGATACTCTTTCATCAATAAAACTATATGTTTTCAAGTTTGTTTCACTAGAATCTACAATTGTTCTTGATATAAGGACATCATCTGTATCTTCGATAATGCCTAAAGGTTCATAGTAATCAATAAAAATTAATTTATTTGGTGTTTTTTCTGAGTAAATTTTAAGCTCCCCTTTCTTTGCATTATTATAATAAGTTACAATATGTTTTAGATTGCCATTTTCCCAAAATGATGTAGTTTCTCCGTGAAATTTACCATTTTTTCGTTCAGATATTAATTTTACGTTCCCTGTTGAAAAATATTCTTTTAAAAGTTCTTCGTTTTCACTTATTCTTTTAATTTCGCCTATTTTAAGTCCTGTTGTATCGTAAAAAAACTTATCTCCTGTTGTTGGATTAAATTCTTCTTGAATAACTCCATTAGAATAATAGTTTCTTTCTATATCGGAGCAAGAAAACAAAATTAAGAGTGATATTACCTTAAATAAACTATTTGTCTTAAACATAATTTTTTACTTTATCAATTCTTATTTTTAATCTAACATTAACCCTACTAACCCTTGTGCTTTTTTCAACTCTCCCAAATCTGCTCCTGTGTATTTATTGAAATATGTAACATTCATAACAGTTGGAACACACGTTCCATCATCAAAAGCATCTTTACAGAATAGTTTAAATATATAGGACTTCCCTACTTCTATTTGGGTCCCTTTAAACTTCATTCTTTTTTCTGAATAGATCGTTTTTCTACTTTCATCATTTCTAATGAATATTAAATAGAAATCAGTTAATTCATCAATCTTAATTACTTCATAAAGTCCTTCCTCGATATCATCAACAGAAGTTTTAATTGTATTTGGTGACTGAATTACTATTACATTTTCATAAAGTTCGGATGAAGATGTTTCAGGGTCTGTTTGTGAGAAGGTATTTGTTATTACAGTGAAAAATAGAATGCTGAAGAGTTTTAGTTTCATGTTTTATTTTATTTGTTTGAGATAAATCAAAAGACATAAAATATGTATTGTTCGAGAATAGTTAACTCATGTTACTTTATAGATCAGTCCAAAACTTGATTTTAAATACTCTATCATTTTGGACATATAAATCAATATAAGAATCAACAAGTTTTGAATTGTTGGAAAGAACAAAACAATAAACATCATAGTTATGCTCACTAGATTTCAACTTTTCCATAAAAAACTTTGGATACTTTTCTTTTAACAAAAAAATATCACAAAAATCAACACCATTTTGTAGTTGTACATTATTGCAGTCAAGAGAAAACTTTGTTAAATCTCCTGATTTAAACTCATAATATTCATTTTTGTAATGGTAAACGAAAGTTGTATCATCATCAACAATTGGGTCAAAAAATATTTCTATATCATCTGGATTCCCTTTAATTTTAAATAATGTTTCTTTATTAAGAGATAAAATATTGATTGAATTTAGATAAATATCATTTATATCGATACTTACCTCTTGAGTGTTTAAAGTAATTAAAATCAATAATAGTTTTACTTGTAAATAATTTGTCATATATATTTTACTTCTTCAATAATTCGAAAATAAGATTAACAACCTTGATTATCTATATCTTATAAATCAATACAACTATTTAATCAAGCTTAATATCAAACAATAATTAAAAATATGTCAAATATTTAAATGATGAGTAGTTAGAAGATAAGAGTGTCGTTTTCACTATAAGTATTAAACCCCTAACAACAAACAAAATACTCAACAATATATCCCCTAGATTTTAAGTATACTATTTGAATGATAGATTCATCAGAAACTTGATATGAAAAAGCCATACAACCTATGTTTTACAGTTCTTTAATTCATTCCATTCCTCTTCTGTAATATTATAATTATAGTCTTCGTCGTATTTATCATCTTCTGATATTGGATTCTTGATGAAATGGTTGGTATTCAAAAAGTCATCAAATCGTTTTAAAATTGATGCTTCATCATTGACTCCTGTATTATGCTTTATTAATTCTGTTGAAGGAATAGATAACTCATATAAGAGTTCATCTCCGTTTGAAATTACAAATTGAAATTCACTTTTTAATACACTTTCTCCTACTAGGAAGATTTCAAAATTATCTTTAGTATCAATATCAGAGAATTCTATGTTTATTTTCTTTGACCTTAAAATTTTATCTTGTGAAAAGACATGGTTTCCTAAGGTTGTGAAAAATATAATTAGGAATAATAATTTATTCATCTTCATAAGAGATAAGTTTGCTTGTATCTTATTAAAGTAGAAAATTAAAAATCTAAACTTTTATACCCCTCTCCATCATTTTGAACTTTGTATTTTTTTATCTCATTACTTAGTAGCTTTTGGTACTGTTCTCTCATGAAATCATAAAAATAATTCAAATCGCTTTCTTCTCTAGATTTTTCCAGACTTTGAATATACTCGAGCTTATCTTCCTTAAAGACTACAGACATAGGTAATTCAAAAAGAGCTTGGAGATAATTCATCAATAATCTTGATGTCCTTCCGTTACCGTCATAAAAAGGATGTATACTTACTAATTCGAAATGAGCATAAAAGGATAAATTAATTTTATCATCAATAGTTATAGATTCCTTTTTTAATTGATCTGATATTGTTTTACACAATTTATTGACTAATCCCTCTACTTTCTGATAATTAACAAAGTACCTCTGACCTGCATAAACGCTTCCTTTTCTATATTCTCCTTTGCTACTATCCACTTCTCCTAATATTGTATTATAAAGGCTACCAGTGGATTTCATAACATAGGCATTTATCTCTTTAATAAACTCAGGAGTGATTAATCTCTTTTTTGAAACTTGTTCTTTTATAAATAATAAAGCTTTGTGATGATCAGTAACCATTTGAGAGTGGATAAATGGCTTCCCTTTAGGAGTTAAACCCTCATCCAATAAAAGAGTGGCATCATCAAAGGTTAATGTTGATCCTTCCACTTGAGTACTGTGAGCTGTAATTGTATAGTTATTGAATTTTTCAAAATCAACCACTTTCTCAATACCAATTGCTTTATATTCTTGAATTGTTTCTATTAATGTCATATGCAAATTTAAAAAAAGATTATTGCGAACTAAGAGAAATTGAGATAAAAAAAGACCAACAATACATCGCTATATCATTGGTCCTTCTTATTTAGTTCACATGAACTTCTTTAAAATATTGAGAGAAGATCTCTACCGTTTTTTCAATTTGTTCTTTCGTTGGAGGTTCAACGCCTTCCAATCCGTATTCCATTCCCATGGCTTCCCATTTATGGACGCCTAGTTTGTGGTAAGGTTGGATTTCGATTTTCTCGATGGTTTTGTAATCCTTAAAATGCTGACCTAATTCGTGAAGGTATTCTTCTTGATCCGACCAACCTGGTACCAATACATATCTAATCCACATTGGCTTACCTTGTTTCTCTCTCATTTCCGCCAACTTTAAGGTAGGCCCGTTAGAAACTGAGGTCAATTTGTGATGACAATCGTCGTTGATATGCTTTACGTCCAACATCAAAAGGTCTGTGTATTCTAGAAGTTCTTCGACTTGTTTGTTGACTAATCGTCCGTTAGAATCTAGGCAAGTGTGGATGCCTTTTTCCTTTAGTCTTTTAAACAATGTCAAGATTTTGGTTCTATGTAATAATGGTTCTCCACCAGAAATCGTGATACCTCCATCATCTCCAAAATAAGGACGCTGACGTAATACTCTTTTTTCGATTTCATCCAATGTTACAAACTTGCCTCCTTTTACATCGAATGTATCGGGATTATGGCAGTACAAACATCTAAACTGACATCCTTGAACGAATACAATAAAACGAATACCTGGACCGTCGTGGGTACCAAAAGTTTCGATGGAATGAATTCTAATTTGTTCAGGGTCTTTCTCATTTAAATGAGAAGCGTCTTGTTGTGGATAAATGATACTCATCTTTATTTATTTTTCATTTTCAGGCGTACATCAATATACGTCTTATTTCTTGTTATTGTAATCTTCTATGATTCTTTCCAGGAAAGGCAAGCCTTCTAAAATTGCCGCAGGTCCTGGCTGAAGCATAAACAATGGATCAACTTCTTGATAATCTTTTGTTTGATAGAAAGGTACTTGATTGATGTTATTTCGGTTTAACAACTCTGCTTCATCAAATTTCCTTCCACACCAACAGAACAGGCCTATTTCCGGTGCTTTATCAATTACTTGATTAAAATCGAAAAGCACTCTTTCTTGGGCAGATTGATGAACGCTCAATTCAGAGAAAACATCTTCTCCTCCGGCAAGTTCTATCATTTCAGATACCCATTTAATTCCTGTAATCAAAGGAGAGTTCCACTCCTCAAAATATACCTTTGGTCGGTTAGTCAAGTGCTTTGTTTTTAACTGAGCACTACGTACCATACTCCTCATCTTCTCGATATAAACAGCGGCTTTGTGCTCTGCTCCTATCATTCTGGCAATCATCTCTAAGGTATTGATGATTTCTTCTACAGATCGTTGGTTAGTAATTAACGTCGGAATTCCTTCCTTAATCAGCCTCGCCCCGATCTCTGCCTGAAGATCCGAAAAGCCAATGACCATATCAGGCTTTTGGTCTAAAATCTTTTTATAGTTCGCTCCCGTGAAACCACAAACCATTGGTTTCTCCAACTTCGCCTCGGCAGGTCGCTCGGCAAAAGCAGAAATACCCACAATTCGATGTGATTCTCCCAACATGTACAGCCACTCTGTGACCTCATCTGTTAGGCAAACGATTCTATTTGGAAATTTAGACGTATTCATTACTTCTTTTTTTTACTTTCTGAACAAAATTGAAGAATCTCCATAGCTTAGGAAACGGTAATCGTTATCCAAAGCTGCTTGATATACTTTTCTCCAATCTTCTCCAATAAATGCTGCAATCAACAACACCAAAGTTGTAGAAGGCAAGTGGAAATTCGTTACCAATGTGTCGATGACTTGGAATTGATAACCCGGCATAATAAAAATAGAAGTTTCTCCATGAATAGTATCCAAATTATGCTCCTCCATATGCTTTAGTATGGCTCCAAAACTCTCTTGTCTTGATGGCAATGCTACACCACTTTCCATTCTTTCGTAAGCTTCTAACTTTTGGATATCAAATGTTGAGTTGTTATCCAAAAGCAGACGAACACCATACCAATACGACGATTCTAATGTTCGCATCGAAGTTGTTCCCACACAAGCCACTTTATTCGCATCAATCAACGCCTTCACATTCTCTTTCGTGATAATGATCTGCTCGTTGTGCATGTCGTGATCAGTCACCTTATCTGCAGTGATCGGTTTAAACGTCCCTGCACTTACGTGAAGTGTCACCTCCTGTTCATCCACTCCTTGATTCTTTAAGACATCAAGTACTTCGTTGGTAAAATGAAGTCCCGCAGTTGGTGCTGCTACCGCTCCCTCGTTCTTCGAATATACTGTCTGATAAGTCTCCTTATCATCTTCAGTAGCCGTTCTTTTTATATAAGGAGGCAAAGGCGTATTCCCTGCCGCAGAAATAATATCCACGAAGTTTAAGCTCTCCTCTTCCCATTCAAACTTCACATAACGTTTTTCTCTATCCTCATGAGAAACCGTCAACTTCACAATCCCTTTCTCCGTTTGAACAGCTGCTTCTAATTTATCTTCTTTCCAACGTTTAAAATTACCAATAGCACACTCCCAAATCGTTCCCGATTTCTCCAACATAGCAGCAGAAATATCACGAGTCGGTGCAATTGGATTCAACAAAAACACCTCAATCTGTGCTCCCGTCGGCTTTTTAAAATACAAACGTGCCGGCAATACTTTGGTGTTATTGAAAAATAAAGTGTAGTCGCTATTCAATTCATTGGTGATTTCCCTGAACACTTTATGCTCAATATTCCCCTCTTTATACACCATTAATTTTGATGAATCACGTGGATTAGCAGGATGTACAGCAATCCTCTCGTTTGGCAATTCATATTGATAATCGTCTAAATTTATCTCCGGTAAATTCAAAGTATTACGCTTTTATTTTTAAAATCTAAAATTCATACAAATGTCGTAAAATGAATTGGGGTATGAAAGGGAAATTTTCTATCAATGTTTAATTAATGTTTATCATATCGCTGGGGCGAAGATGGAAAAGGATTTTGGGGAATGAAAAATTAAAAGTTAAAAATGAAAAACGTGAAATGTGAGGATAGATTGGTGAATAAAGATGTCTAAGAGCTATTCCCAAAGCTTATGAGATATCCTGAATCTTATTAGTGGCTCATAAGGAAGTTATATTCCTTAACTAGCGCGAGTCTCCAGACTCGTGCTCGAGTTATGAGGAGCGTAAATTTAGTATGCACTGCTTAATACCTTATCCGAGGTCGGGAGACCTCTAAAGTTTTTTAGGCACAAATGTCGCTGCGCTTAACATTTGCGCCAGTTAAGCCATATCCAAACAAACGAGCGTTAGCCTAACATTTCACGTTTTTCATTTTTAACTTTTCATTTTTCATTTCGAAAATGTCGCTGCGCTTAACATTTCACGTTATTAACTTTTCATTTTTAACTTTTCATTTCCAAAACCTTTTTAACAAAAATATTTTCAGCTACTTTTGTGCAGTTTATTTAGACCATAGGTCAAAATCATTTCTAACAGGCAACTCCAATATGAGCTTTTACAAATCCGTAGTCAGACCATTTTTATTTCAGGTAGATCCTGAAAAGATTCATCATTTTGCTGTTCGTTATTTAAAAACCATGTTTTCACTTCCTTTTGCAAAATCGATTGCACGTGGGATTTATAAAGTGAATGATCCTCGTTTGGAAAGAGAGGTATTTGGTATCAAATTTCCATCTCCTGTAGGATTGGCAGCAGGTTTCGATAAGGATGCGAAAATGATTGATGAGTTTGCCAACTTCGGTTTTGGTTTTATTGAGATTGGTACTTTAACGCCAGTATCTCAGCCAGGTAATGATAAACCAAGGATCTTTAGATTACCAAAAGATTCAGGTTTGATTAACCGTATGGGCTTTAACAACGAAGGTGTGGAAGCTGCTGTAGAGCGTTTGAAGACAAGAAAGTCAAATGTGATTGTTGGTGGTAACATTGGCAAGAACAAAGTGACGCCAAATGAGAATGCAGTGGACGATTATACGAAAGGTTTCAATGCATTATTTGATCATGTGGATTACTTCACTGTCAATATTTCATCACCTAATACTCCTAATTTGAGAGCCCTTCAAGACAAAGAACCTTTGAAAGAACTTTTGGGAACTTTAAAGAACTTGAACTCTCAAAAATCCAATCCTAAGCCTATCCTTTTAAAGATTGCTCCGGACTTGACAAATGAGCAATTGGATGAC includes the following:
- the pflA gene encoding pyruvate formate-lyase-activating protein → MSIIYPQQDASHLNEKDPEQIRIHSIETFGTHDGPGIRFIVFVQGCQFRCLYCHNPDTFDVKGGKFVTLDEIEKRVLRQRPYFGDDGGITISGGEPLLHRTKILTLFKRLKEKGIHTCLDSNGRLVNKQVEELLEYTDLLMLDVKHINDDCHHKLTSVSNGPTLKLAEMREKQGKPMWIRYVLVPGWSDQEEYLHELGQHFKDYKTIEKIEIQPYHKLGVHKWEAMGMEYGLEGVEPPTKEQIEKTVEIFSQYFKEVHVN
- a CDS encoding toxin-antitoxin system YwqK family antitoxin, which translates into the protein MFKTNSLFKVISLLILFSCSDIERNYYSNGVIQEEFNPTTGDKFFYDTTGLKIGEIKRISENEELLKEYFSTGNVKLISERKNGKFHGETTSFWENGNLKHIVTYYNNAKKGELKIYSEKTPNKLIFIDYYEPLGIIEDTDDVLISRTIVDSSETNLKTYSFIDERVSIKNPSVGDTVVTTLTCNQESEKGYNLVLLGDFDSLFSIKNNAKIDTISIKENTLSFEHICKEEGERIWRVIFIMKNGNYVYYFPYEIKINISA
- a CDS encoding Fic family protein, whose amino-acid sequence is MTLIETIQEYKAIGIEKVVDFEKFNNYTITAHSTQVEGSTLTFDDATLLLDEGLTPKGKPFIHSQMVTDHHKALLFIKEQVSKKRLITPEFIKEINAYVMKSTGSLYNTILGEVDSSKGEYRKGSVYAGQRYFVNYQKVEGLVNKLCKTISDQLKKESITIDDKINLSFYAHFELVSIHPFYDGNGRTSRLLMNYLQALFELPMSVVFKEDKLEYIQSLEKSREESDLNYFYDFMREQYQKLLSNEIKKYKVQNDGEGYKSLDF
- a CDS encoding S-adenosylmethionine:tRNA ribosyltransferase-isomerase; translation: MNLPEINLDDYQYELPNERIAVHPANPRDSSKLMVYKEGNIEHKVFREITNELNSDYTLFFNNTKVLPARLYFKKPTGAQIEVFLLNPIAPTRDISAAMLEKSGTIWECAIGNFKRWKEDKLEAAVQTEKGIVKLTVSHEDREKRYVKFEWEEESLNFVDIISAAGNTPLPPYIKRTATEDDKETYQTVYSKNEGAVAAPTAGLHFTNEVLDVLKNQGVDEQEVTLHVSAGTFKPITADKVTDHDMHNEQIIITKENVKALIDANKVACVGTTSMRTLESSYWYGVRLLLDNNSTFDIQKLEAYERMESGVALPSRQESFGAILKHMEEHNLDTIHGETSIFIMPGYQFQVIDTLVTNFHLPSTTLVLLIAAFIGEDWRKVYQAALDNDYRFLSYGDSSILFRK
- a CDS encoding GNAT family N-acetyltransferase, yielding MNKYNIIVADERYVETIAQFQVDMAWETESYKLDFSTVKRGVQHIFDNQNIGRYVLVMDGDKCVASMLNLYEWSDWRCGNVLWIHSLYVIEGYRRKGIFRMMYEHVKKEVDASADLMGLRLYVEKDNKRAQDTYKAMGMTKEHYDMYEWLK
- a CDS encoding NUDIX hydrolase codes for the protein MHLKESISYCPKCGKKEFIFDKKRFVCNSCNFDLYINASAAVAALILNDKNELLLSRRKFDPQKDTLDLPGGFVDIHEKGEDALKREIKEELNLKITEMNYFGSFPNTYTFRGNDYYTLDLAFICRVESFEPMQANDDVSAIEFIPLDKVNVDEIGLSSIKVIVGSYLAENLY
- a CDS encoding putative porin, yielding MKRIVYILLSFILLSHLSYAQNDDQDKEVDAVEGQEPNKDGVTLEQDSSWLKGPQTTWYLTKDDFYKIHFEEHVMDSSYTHLHRYDVHGQKGYVHQTLGNNASALRSYWDQPVNHLRQSMGITAFDPYALDLDTWQYYNAYVPVTDFNGVVGQDNRGKIGGQIGRNIDPYWAAGLYFQRYSEPYIIGRDKISNSYNGQVHTAFGLNTRYESEDNKYKLMASFYQYFHEGPESGGLAMKQLVTGDQTPDDLFALGRGQLTNYFPDGVSSFKWYTNYQLYHQYALVDSARLQVFHEFNRNQYRYSYANSESTISTNRLYYDQFNDHTYDYVTSLDNNAGFQPGYQPPVDTNYEYGSKPLVGYKQEYIDNKAGVKSRLGPTFWSGYIQHRFYRYQQQNSDDYTPIPMDQQLFLGGDVELLLPNKLGALTGHAEYDVLKGNIFNIDAEVKSKYLNAGFVLQNTLAPMFAQQFASVFMSWQNDMNPIARQQIHIAPQLPLGEKGNFQVFGELNNIGNYIYYDKYARPVQLSDNITYSRYGTKFKLRLGPIQQIAQAVYTVNNNQEVMPTPDVFFTYELSYFKEFKNGMMSLYTGFDTRYIASYYGYAFNPVTQQFHVQNDYKTEGNFNLDFFVNFKMRRCMAFIRLSDLMNLADARSGYWATPGYMGPGFGFSYGVRWLMFE
- a CDS encoding ABC transporter substrate-binding protein, whose translation is MNTSKFPNRIVCLTDEVTEWLYMLGESHRIVGISAFAERPAEAKLEKPMVCGFTGANYKKILDQKPDMVIGFSDLQAEIGARLIKEGIPTLITNQRSVEEIINTLEMIARMIGAEHKAAVYIEKMRSMVRSAQLKTKHLTNRPKVYFEEWNSPLITGIKWVSEMIELAGGEDVFSELSVHQSAQERVLFDFNQVIDKAPEIGLFCWCGRKFDEAELLNRNNINQVPFYQTKDYQEVDPLFMLQPGPAAILEGLPFLERIIEDYNNKK